A stretch of Zootoca vivipara chromosome 13, rZooViv1.1, whole genome shotgun sequence DNA encodes these proteins:
- the PAGR1 gene encoding PAXIP1-associated glutamate-rich protein 1: protein MEEASTVEEGEVTSGMQSLAVEDEPASELPPTTEEQDDAPGERDGEQSAKGDESAEEDWFVPCSDEELESPDGWMPPPEEIRRLYELIAAHGTLEIQAEILPRRNPTPELDSEEEDKSDGQLEDQEEEEEEKPYVPTEFDFDDEPASPKSSLIDRRRTPGTSAKSQKREARMDKVLSDMKRHKVLEEQIMKTGRDLFDLDSDDVPTPKRPPGLFLRQRKY from the exons ATGGAGGAGGCCAGCACTGTGGAGGAAGGCGAAGTCACCTCGGGGATGCAGTCCTTGGCAGTGGAAGATGAGCCCGCCTCAGAGCTACCTCCGACCACCGAGGAACAAGATGACGCACccggggagagagatggggagcaGTCGGCGAAGGGAGACGAATCGGCCGAGGAGGATTGGTTCGTCCCCTGCAGCGATGAGGAACTGGAGTCCCCAGACGGCTGGATGCCTCCCCCTGAGGAGATCCGGCGCCTCTATGAGCTCATTGCTGCCCACGGGACCCTAGAGATCCAGGCAGAGATCCTACCCCGGCGCAACCCTACCCCAGAGCTTGACAGCGAAGAGGAGGATAAATCTGACGGGCAGCTGGAggaccaggaagaagaagaggaagagaa GCCCTACGTGCCAACAGAGTTTGACTTCGATGATGAGCCTGCCTCCCCTAAGAGCTCCTTGATCGATCGTCGAAGAACTCCTG ggACCTCAGCTAAGAGCCAGAAGAGGGAGGCTCGCATGGACAAGGTGCTGTCAGATATGAAGCGCCACAAAGTCTTAGAGGAACAGATAATGAAGACGGGCCGAGACCTCTTTGACCTTGACTCAGATGATGTACCCACTCCAAAACGGCCACCAGGTCTCTTCCTACGCCAGCGCAAATACTGA
- the ASPHD1 gene encoding aspartate beta-hydroxylase domain-containing protein 1: MPSIMADWGLHGLLSPLLPDTSSWRPRPEPTIAVLGSLALLFVWYCYRVGSGQAAPASHQQGMPTEERCPRRTLGSDAANQRLYRSLRDYAKRYSWSGMNRLHKGIRDQAHYQLGERLAIQKPSAFYLPDLPSAPYFPRESQRHDVEILELSFPAILREFESIAWDFAPGAPTPQGWTANANPGCHSYYLYRQGECVAQNCRSCPWTYRALSALRTFINANRFGNACFSVLQPGTVLPGTYGPTNTRVRCHLGLKVPPGCELVVGGEPQCWSEGYCLLVDDSFLHTTAHNGSPTDGPRVIFIVDLWHPNVAGPERQALDYIFAPGR, from the exons ATGCCCTCTATCATGGCCGACTGGGGTCTGCACGGCCTTCTCTCGCCACTTCTCCCTGACACTTCGTCCTGGCGCCCTCGGCCAGAGCCCACCATAGCCGTGCTGGGCTCCCTGGCCTTGCTGTTTGTTTGGTACTGCTACCGTGTGGGGAGCGGGCAAGCAGCCCCCGCCTCTCACCAGCAGGGCATGCCCACGGAGGAGCGATGCCCTCGCCGTACCCTCGGGAGCGACGCTGCCAACCAGCGCCTGTATCGCAGCCTGCGAGACTACGCCAAGCGCTACTCGTGGTCGGGCATGAACCGGCTGCACAAAGGCATCCGAGACCAGGCCCATTACCAGCTGGGCGAGCGCCTGGCGATCCAGAAGCCCAGCGCCTTCTACCTCCCGGACTTGCCTTCTGCCCCCTACTTCCCCCGCGAGTCCCAGCGCCACGATGTGGAGATCCTCGAACTCAGCTTCCCGGCCATCTTGCGAGAGTTCGAAAGCATCGCGTGGGACTTTGCGCCTGGAGCACCAACCCCGCAGGGGTGGACGGCCAATGCCAATCCTGGCTGCCATAGCTATTACCTCTACAGGCAAGGGGAGTGCGTGGCACAGAACTGTCGCAGCTGCCCGTGGACGTACCGGGCACTCAGTGCTCTGCGCACCTTCATCAATGCCAACCGCTTTGGAAACGCTTGCTTCAGCGTCTTGCAGCCTGGAACTGTGCTGCCCGGGACCTACGGGCCAACCAACACCCGGGTGCGATGCCATTTAG GGCTGAAGGTACCTCCTGGTTGTGAgttggtggtggggggtgagccTCAGTGCTGGTCCGAAGGATACTGCCTCCTAGTAGACGACTCCTTCCTGCATACCACGGCTCACAACG GTTCTCCCACTGATGGCCCACGGGTGATATTTATTGTTGATCTCTGGCATCCCAATGTGGCAGGACCTGAGCGACAGGCGCTAGACTATATCTTTGCCCCTGGTCGGTAG